In one Lolium rigidum isolate FL_2022 chromosome 3, APGP_CSIRO_Lrig_0.1, whole genome shotgun sequence genomic region, the following are encoded:
- the LOC124694872 gene encoding uncharacterized protein LOC124694872 — MPSLSQPPTSTSAPPAAPTDITGLGDDLLREIFLRLPSLPSLVRAAFACRAFRRAVRSSPAFRRSFRALHAPPLLAFFLDSSFEVVPIFPCPWRRCDPDLVAADFFGIRVSRHDDTGDTGWEILPGYDGYFPLKKVSRSTNWAVSRSTTWVVSYRPLTQALDLFLYKPGNSIDLEFYTLSSEDGQGPSRVVCVRHHFNRRAQVAVFSSNTMEWQIFPMNTLLLREGASSGTVMRGLIWWPNWMHQKIVVLDTLTFQFSLIDVPTPLMTLSDESSYKLGETKDEKLCFVYIKDDTLYAYFRTAGNGGVVERWMLYKEFPLRTIVKNVTGGSMEQEGCPVDVEVVAVIDGFVYLTIFYCKDTQLRDLCLSLCLETSEISELFSDAREYHEEVHPYVMAWPPSLLQIKEESETEFTGDSAAHNDPMGTEKASSVLVAALQSLSQALVGDGGSNIEILTELHSFMLDSNKETVAELNAFLRPNGDGEASLMSTIASLDAKLVSARDRILRISA, encoded by the exons ATGCCCTCCCTGTCCCAGCCCCCAACGTCAACGTCGGCGCCGCCGGCCGCTCCCACCGATATAACCGGTCTCGGCGACGATCTCCTCCGGGAGATCTTCCTCCGCCTGCCGTCCCTCCCAAGCCTCGTCCGCGCCGCCTTCGCCTGCCGCGCCTTCCGCCGCGCCGTCCGCTCCTCCCCCGCCTTCCGCCGCAGCTTCCGCGCGCTCCATGCGCCGCCCCTCCTCGCGTTCTTCCTCGACTCCAGCTTTGAAGTGGTCCCGATCTTCCCCTGCCCCTGGCGCCGCTGCGACCCGGACCTCGTTGCCGCTGATTTCTTCGGAATCCGCGTCTCACGCCACGACGACACCGGCGACACCGGGTGGGAGATCCTTCCCGGCTACGACGGCTACTTCCCCCTAAAAAAGGTGAGCCGGAGCACTAATTGGGCAGTGAGCCGGAGCACTACTTGGGTAGTCTCCTACAGACCGCTAACGCAGGCTCTGGATCTGTTCCTCTATAAGCCGGGGAACAGCATTGACCTTGAGTTCTACACTCTCTCCTCAGAAGATGGCCAAGGGCCGTCCCGTGTGGTCTGTGTCCGTCACCACTTCAATCGGAGGGCGCAGGTCGCCGTCTTCTCATCGAACACCATGGAGTGGCAAATTTTCCCCATGAACACACTGCTGCTGCGTGAAGGGGCCAGTTCCGGCACGGTGATGCGTGGGCTCATCTGGTGGCCAAACTGGATGCATCAGAAAATTGTGGTGCTCGACACCTTGACCTTTCAGTTCTCCCTAATCGATGTGCCCACGCCTTTGATGACGCTGTCGGATGAGTCGTCGTACAAGCTTGGTGAGACCAAGGATGAGAAGCTCTGCTTCGTATATATAAAGGATGACACACTTTATGCTTATTTCCGGACAGCCGGCAATGGCGGTGTCGTCGAGAGGTGGATGTTGTACAAGGAGTTCCCGTTGCGCACGATTGTTAAGAATGTCACTGGAGGCTCAATGGAGCAAGAGGGGTGTCCTGTCGATGTGGAAGTTGTGGCAGTCATCGATGGCTTTGTATACTTGACTATTTTCTACTGCAAGGACACACAACTTCGTGATTTGTGCCTATCCTTGTGTCTGGAAACATCGGAGATAAGCGAGCTCTTTAGTGATGCACGTGAGTATCATGAGGAGGTTCATCCCTATGTCATGGCATGGCCTCCCTCTTTGTTACAAATCAAG GAGGAATCAGAAACTGAATTCACTGGAGACAGTGCCGCACACAATGATCCTATGGGCACAGAAAAAGCTTCCTCTGTGCTTGTCGCTGCACTGCAGTCACTCAGCCAAGCTCTGGTAGGTGACGGTGGCAGCAACATAGAAATATTGACGGAGTTACATTCCTTCATGCTTGACAGTAACAAAGAAACAGTGGCAGAGTTAAATGCCTTCTTGCGTCCTAACGGGGATGGCGAGGCCTCTCTAATGAGCACAATTGCTAGTTTGGACGCAAAGTTGGTAAGCGCAAGAGACCGTATCTTGAGGATAAGTGCATGA